CCTGGTGGAAGTGACAAAGGACCAGCCCGTCTTTGAGATGCACAGCTTGTCAGGCACCTTGGCCGGCTTCTACACGCCGCGGTTCATGGCCTCCATGAGCGTACCCGGTGTTCATCTTCACTTTATCTCCGAGGACCGCGCCTTCGGCGGCCATCTGCTCCAGTGCCGGGCCGTGCGCGCCCGGATCGGCATCCAGATTCTGCGCAGCCTGCGCATGGATCTGCCCGTGACCCTGGACTACATGACAGCGGACCTGCAGCGAGATACCGAAAAGGATCTGGAAATGGCGGAGAAGGAATAGCCGCCGACTATTTTTTTCTTGACTTCACACCGCCTCCTGGGGAAATAGGGGCGGTTCTTTTATAACCTGCACCGAAATTCGTACGGCGTTTCCATGGACTGCTCCCGGCGGACGGGAGTGACCATCGTTGATCATACCATTTATAAATTGTTTGGAGGATGCAGATGATGCGCAAGGTTTTGTGTTTGGTTGCCCTGGCAACGTTCCTGTGGTCCGGCGCTGCTTCGGCGGATGTTCTGGAGAATATCAAGTCCAAAGGATTCATCTCCTGCGGGGTGGCCGGTAAAGTGCCCGGCTTTTCCGCGCCTGACGAGAAAGGCGTCTGGAGAGGTCTTGATGTGGACTATTGTCGAGCTCTGGCCTCAGCCGTGTTCAATGATCCCGAGAAGGTCCGTTTCGTACCCCTGACCACATCGGAACGCTTCACCGCGGTACAGACCGGCGAAGTGGACGTGCTTTCACGGAACACCACTTGGACTTTTCAGCGGGACGTAGAACAAGGCATTGATTTTTCGGGTATCATCTTTTTCGACGGTCAGGGCTTCATGGTCAACAAGAATCTGGGCGTCTCCAGCGCCAAGGAGCTGAACGATGCCTCCATCTGCATCCAGATCGGAACCACCACGGAAATGAACGTCTCCGACTACTTCGCGACCCACGGCATGACCTACAAGCCCGTGGTCTTCGAAAGCGCGGACGAGGCCACAGTGATCTACGACTCAGGACGTTGCGATGTATACACCACGGATGCCTCCGGCCTGGCCGCCCGGCGGACCACCCTGTCCAACCCGGATGATCACATCATCCTGCCGGAAATTATTTCCAAGGAACCCCTGGGACCCTCAGTGCGTCAGGGAGATCCCCGTTGGAGCAAGATCGCCCGCTGGACCCTGTTTGCCCTGATCAATGCCGAGGAATTGGGCGTGAACTCCCAGAACGTGGATCAGATGCTGGAATCTCCCAATCCCAACATCAAGCGGTTGTTGGGACAGGAAGGGAATTTTGGCGAGCAGTTCGGGCTGACCAACGCCTGGGCCTATCAGATCATCAAGCATGTGGGCAATTACGGTGAGATCTTTGACCGCAACGTAGGTCCGAACACGGCCCTGAAGTTGAATCGCGTCCAGAATGATCTCTGGACCCGCGGTGGTCTGCTCTACGCTCCCCCGATTCGTTAATTCAATCCGTAATTCCCGATTTTTCCAGCCGCCTCGCTATGGTGAGGCGGCTGGTTCTCTTGGCAAGATCTTCGTTATTAAAAGAAATGAACACCGCGGAAGCCTTGGCGATAAAATCCCTTTGTCGCCGGGTTTCGCTTTTGAGACCCTTTAGAATCCATGTCCGTCCCTTCGCCTGATACGGCCCCCGGGAAATCCCGTACATCCCTGTTTGCCGCGCTTTCCGGACTTGCGAACAATCCCGCTTTTCGCTCCGCGCTGATCCAGTTGCTGGTCTTTGCCGTGGTGGTAGCCGGGCTGATCTGGCTGGTCTCCACCACGGCGGATAATCTGAAGCGAGCCGGAATTTCCTCGGGATTCGGCTTTCTCGATCAGACAGCAGGTTTCGAGATCAGTCAGACCCTGATCGAATACTCACGAGCCAGCACCTATGCCCGGGTCTTCTGGGTGGGCCTGTTGAATACCATGCTGGTTTCGGTGATCAGCATCGTGGCCTCCACCCTGATCGGCTTTCTGGTGGGCGTGCTCCGGTTGTCCTCCAACTGGCTGGTTTCGCGCCTGGCCGCGGCCTACATCGGATTGGTGCGGAACATTCCCCTGCTGCTGCAGATTCTGTTCTGGTACATCGCGATCCTGATGCCTCTGCCCGGGCCACGCTTGGCCTACAGTCTCTGGGACGTGTTTTTTCTCTGCAACCGGGGACTGATTCTGCCCCGACCTGAATTTCATCCCGGTGCCTGGCTGATTCTCACGTTTACTGTCTTGGCCGTGTTCTCGGTTATCGCCCTGGCGATCTGGGCCAGACGCCGCCAGCGCCTTACCGGCCGAATATTTCCAACTTTTCTCTCCTCGCTGGGACTGCTGATTGTCTTGCCCCTGCTGGGCACTGCCCTGGCCGGTTTTCCCGTGACCTGGGAGATCCCGGAACTGCGCGGCTTCAATTTCCAGGGCGGGGTGACCCTGCTTCCGGAACTGACAGCCCTGGTCCTGGCCCTGACTCTGTATACCGCGGGATTCATTGCCGAGAACGTCCGGGCCGGGATTCAGTCCGTGGACAGGGGGCAGGAAGAAGCCGCCGCGGCTCTTGGGTTGCGGCCCGGTCCGATCATGCGCCTGGTGATCATCCCCCAGGCCATGCGGGTGATCATTCCGCCATTGACCAGCCAGCATCTGACCCTGGTCAAGAACTCCTCCCTGGCCGTGGTCATCGGTTATCCGGACCTGATCTCGGTTTTTGCCGGTACCACGCTCAACCAGACCGGGCAGGCCGTCGAGATCATCGCCATGACCATGCTTTTCTATCTGACCGTGAGCCTGCTCATCTCCCTGTTCATGAACTGGTACAACAACCGGATGGCCCAGAAGGAGCGGTAGACCGTGTACGTGAAGACAACGCGCCATCCGGACCTGCCGCCGCCTCTGTCCGAAGTCGGGGTTCTGGGATGGATGCGCAAGAACCTTTTCTCGTCGTGGCTGAATTCGCTCATGACTTTGGCGGCCGCGGCCCTGCTTCTGGTTACCCTGCCCCCG
This DNA window, taken from Desulfonatronum thiosulfatophilum, encodes the following:
- a CDS encoding amino acid ABC transporter substrate-binding protein, translated to MMRKVLCLVALATFLWSGAASADVLENIKSKGFISCGVAGKVPGFSAPDEKGVWRGLDVDYCRALASAVFNDPEKVRFVPLTTSERFTAVQTGEVDVLSRNTTWTFQRDVEQGIDFSGIIFFDGQGFMVNKNLGVSSAKELNDASICIQIGTTTEMNVSDYFATHGMTYKPVVFESADEATVIYDSGRCDVYTTDASGLAARRTTLSNPDDHIILPEIISKEPLGPSVRQGDPRWSKIARWTLFALINAEELGVNSQNVDQMLESPNPNIKRLLGQEGNFGEQFGLTNAWAYQIIKHVGNYGEIFDRNVGPNTALKLNRVQNDLWTRGGLLYAPPIR
- a CDS encoding amino acid ABC transporter permease, producing MSVPSPDTAPGKSRTSLFAALSGLANNPAFRSALIQLLVFAVVVAGLIWLVSTTADNLKRAGISSGFGFLDQTAGFEISQTLIEYSRASTYARVFWVGLLNTMLVSVISIVASTLIGFLVGVLRLSSNWLVSRLAAAYIGLVRNIPLLLQILFWYIAILMPLPGPRLAYSLWDVFFLCNRGLILPRPEFHPGAWLILTFTVLAVFSVIALAIWARRRQRLTGRIFPTFLSSLGLLIVLPLLGTALAGFPVTWEIPELRGFNFQGGVTLLPELTALVLALTLYTAGFIAENVRAGIQSVDRGQEEAAAALGLRPGPIMRLVIIPQAMRVIIPPLTSQHLTLVKNSSLAVVIGYPDLISVFAGTTLNQTGQAVEIIAMTMLFYLTVSLLISLFMNWYNNRMAQKER